A portion of the Paenibacillus hamazuiensis genome contains these proteins:
- a CDS encoding MerR family transcriptional regulator, which produces MNTSYTIQQVAGMTGLSPHTLRYYEKAGLIRTVGRDGSGYRLYSENDVEWLRFLIRLRDTGMPIRQMQQFAELRYRGDETVGERRRLLDIHKEEVLQQIGRLTEALEAIERKSEYYKEMERQQGRQT; this is translated from the coding sequence ATGAACACTTCGTATACAATCCAGCAAGTTGCCGGGATGACCGGTTTGTCTCCGCATACGCTGCGATACTATGAAAAAGCCGGCCTCATCCGCACGGTCGGCCGCGATGGCAGCGGCTATCGCTTGTACTCCGAGAACGACGTCGAGTGGCTTCGTTTTTTGATACGCCTTCGCGATACTGGAATGCCTATCCGTCAAATGCAGCAGTTCGCCGAGCTTCGTTACCGCGGCGACGAGACGGTCGGCGAGAGGAGGCGGCTGCTCGATATTCATAAAGAGGAGGTCCTCCAGCAGATCGGCCGGCTCACCGAGGCATTGGAAGCTATAGAGCGGAAATCGGAGTATTACAAGGAGATGGAGCGGCAGCAGGGCCGCCAAACTTAA
- a CDS encoding YciI family protein has product MKYYAVFLKMIDPQKSQESRPAHLEYLAKRKGEGKIFAYGRFADGAGGLVIYIAESEAEVRQLAAEDPYIVNGAREAEIHEWEMMTDAVLPGVSLD; this is encoded by the coding sequence ATGAAATATTATGCCGTGTTTTTGAAAATGATCGACCCGCAAAAGAGCCAGGAATCCCGTCCCGCTCACCTCGAATATTTGGCCAAGCGCAAGGGGGAAGGGAAAATTTTTGCGTACGGCCGGTTTGCCGATGGCGCGGGCGGGCTCGTCATATACATCGCCGAATCGGAAGCGGAGGTGCGGCAGTTGGCCGCTGAAGATCCGTACATCGTTAATGGAGCCCGGGAAGCCGAAATTCACGAGTGGGAAATGATGACGGATGCCGTGCTGCCCGGAGTGTCGCTGGATTAA
- a CDS encoding DUF6454 family protein, with protein MENRRLIAQFLKLTRSTKWELKGKVQLQFNNHHAQGMIRIGDRFYLSSVELIEKPVSYGESSPDGFDRSPGRGIGHLFVFDREGKLQHDLCLGEGDMYHPGGIDYDGEHIWVPVAEYRPHSRSIIYKVDPKSMKVGEAFRVNDHIGGAVREGRDGRLIGNSWGSRKFYVWTPDGEELLAQNNSSHFVDYQDGHYAGEGKMIASGIAELPNYAGGAGAPYELGGLALIDTNTLQTVHEVPVTELSPFGHVITRNPVFLESAGLQLRLYAVPDDDNGSLLIYEAAVPPDTRKK; from the coding sequence ATGGAGAACCGGCGTCTGATCGCCCAGTTTCTAAAGCTTACCCGCAGCACGAAATGGGAGTTAAAAGGAAAAGTTCAACTGCAGTTCAACAACCATCATGCGCAAGGCATGATTCGCATCGGCGATCGCTTTTATTTATCTTCGGTGGAGCTGATCGAGAAGCCGGTATCGTACGGCGAATCTTCCCCTGACGGGTTTGACCGTTCTCCCGGCCGGGGAATCGGCCATCTGTTTGTTTTCGACCGGGAAGGCAAGCTGCAGCACGATCTCTGTCTGGGTGAAGGCGATATGTATCATCCCGGCGGCATCGATTATGACGGCGAGCATATTTGGGTGCCTGTCGCCGAATACCGACCGCACAGCCGCTCCATTATATATAAAGTCGACCCGAAATCGATGAAAGTGGGGGAGGCTTTTCGGGTGAACGATCATATCGGCGGAGCAGTCCGCGAAGGCAGGGACGGCAGGCTCATCGGAAACAGCTGGGGCTCGCGCAAATTTTATGTTTGGACCCCGGACGGGGAAGAGCTGCTCGCGCAAAACAATTCAAGTCACTTTGTAGACTATCAGGACGGACATTACGCCGGCGAGGGAAAAATGATAGCAAGCGGCATCGCGGAGCTGCCGAATTATGCTGGAGGTGCGGGTGCGCCTTACGAGCTGGGCGGGTTGGCCCTGATCGATACGAACACCCTCCAGACGGTTCATGAGGTGCCGGTTACGGAGCTGTCTCCGTTCGGGCACGTGATTACCCGCAATCCTGTGTTTCTGGAGAGCGCCGGCCTGCAGCTTCGTCTGTATGCCGTTCCGGACGACGATAACGGATCATTGCTCATCTATGAAGCGGCCGTTCCGCCCGACACTCGTAAAAAATAG
- the sdaAA gene encoding L-serine ammonia-lyase, iron-sulfur-dependent, subunit alpha, with amino-acid sequence MRFRTLEQLAAVCREEGKPISQVMLEDQAHESGRPMEQERAKMVAYYEVMKTAVRKGLTESTLSRSGLTGLDAQRLMAYRAGDGGLLGSEASLAMAYALAVSEVNASMGRIVATPTAGSCGVIPGAFVSAQERFGWSDGQMVAGLFCAGAIGYVIANNSFVSGAEGGCQAEVGSAIGMAAGALVELRGGSPAQAVHAVGLALKNTLGLICDPVAGLVEVPCIIRNGFGAVTALAAADMALAGVRSVIPSDEVIQVMLEIGSGMPEKHRETAKGGLAQTPTGRRIMRELYGKDGADRKAIRRGFPGGRREEGDTP; translated from the coding sequence ATGAGATTCCGCACGCTGGAGCAGCTGGCCGCCGTTTGCCGGGAAGAGGGCAAGCCGATTTCGCAGGTGATGCTCGAGGATCAGGCGCACGAATCGGGCCGTCCGATGGAGCAGGAGCGGGCGAAGATGGTCGCCTATTACGAAGTGATGAAAACGGCGGTGCGCAAAGGGCTCACCGAGTCCACGCTGTCCCGCAGCGGGCTGACCGGGCTCGATGCGCAGCGGCTTATGGCATACCGCGCAGGGGACGGCGGTTTGCTCGGAAGCGAGGCGTCGCTCGCGATGGCTTATGCGCTGGCCGTCTCCGAGGTGAACGCGTCGATGGGCCGCATCGTCGCGACGCCGACGGCCGGCTCGTGCGGCGTCATTCCCGGCGCGTTCGTCAGCGCGCAGGAGCGGTTCGGCTGGAGCGACGGGCAGATGGTCGCCGGGCTGTTTTGCGCCGGGGCGATCGGGTATGTGATCGCCAACAACTCTTTTGTGTCCGGCGCCGAAGGCGGCTGCCAGGCCGAGGTCGGCTCGGCCATCGGCATGGCGGCGGGCGCGCTCGTGGAGCTGCGCGGCGGATCGCCGGCGCAGGCGGTGCACGCGGTCGGCCTCGCGCTGAAAAACACGCTCGGCCTCATCTGCGACCCCGTAGCCGGGCTCGTCGAGGTGCCGTGCATCATCCGCAACGGCTTTGGTGCGGTTACCGCACTGGCGGCCGCGGATATGGCGCTGGCCGGCGTGCGCAGCGTCATCCCGTCGGACGAAGTGATCCAGGTGATGCTGGAGATCGGCAGCGGCATGCCGGAGAAGCATCGAGAGACGGCGAAAGGCGGTCTCGCGCAGACGCCGACCGGCCGCCGCATCATGCGCGAGCTGTACGGCAAGGACGGCGCCGACCGCAAGGCGATCCGGCGTGGCTTTCCGGGCGGTCGCCGGGAAGAAGGCGATACCCCGTGA
- a CDS encoding EAL domain-containing protein, with amino-acid sequence MKLQNKITVYIGVTTFLLLSLLYLISEREFVDKYKQIELEYARDGMKRVLLAFFDEYSNLGAITINYAGWDDTYRFVARPEIPPSDDPYLRTNYPDSLFQSSRLSAALLFNTENRVYFAKAYDVAGQKPLGYPYELIDDLLGRHSFFIRQPDASSRKQGIVVVGGKPLIAAAYPVLTSDNEGPVRGTLVFARWLDGHYMDYISDKADTSLSYSLVDPSFAPPPGAGTVISRGQSLPYWADVDDAYIHSHAVISDIDNNPAIVLEYTLPRDFSIQAQKSIRFYMLFFAASGLAFLLLVSFVLHRTLFRRLNGGIAAMKRIETKQDFSLRIAEYGGDELTELEKSFNRMMTSLEGAQQKIVYQADHDAMTGLANRKGFFAMLEEKIRMCSVRGMHFTVLFVDLDRFKLVNDTFGHHIGDLLLKEAAKRIQSCLQEDDFLCRLGGDEFCIITGSGYDDGQINRLASAIQNTLDSPFMLEGHQASISASIGISKYPEHGTDSESLLQHSDAAMLDVKESGKASFRWYTDAVETQRTRRLMMENLLRKAIENNELLLHYQPKWDVERRKVTGVEALLRWRNPQLGAVSPAEFIPIAEASGMINEIGEWVMRTACRQYAAWKAEMKEVVFRVAVNVSGVQLLQPNFVGRTRDIFREEQVDPIHFELEVTESFAIANFDDVIHILNDLRGMGFVLSIDDFGAGYSSLKYLYQLPVQSMKIDKSLTDRLEDSSRSRVIVSTLIDMAHRLNLSVVAEGVETSDQLNLLQHYHCDWIQGYLISKPVPAEEIPGILKQFRAG; translated from the coding sequence ATGAAACTGCAGAATAAAATAACGGTATACATCGGAGTGACAACCTTCCTGTTATTATCGCTCCTTTATTTGATCTCCGAAAGGGAGTTCGTGGATAAATATAAACAGATCGAACTCGAGTATGCACGGGACGGGATGAAACGGGTACTGCTGGCATTTTTTGATGAGTACAGCAACTTGGGAGCGATTACAATCAATTATGCCGGTTGGGACGATACGTACCGATTTGTAGCAAGGCCGGAAATTCCCCCATCCGACGATCCATATTTGCGAACGAATTACCCGGATTCGCTGTTTCAATCGAGCAGGCTCAGTGCAGCGCTGCTGTTTAATACGGAGAACCGGGTATATTTTGCCAAAGCTTACGATGTGGCGGGACAAAAGCCGCTCGGGTACCCGTACGAGTTGATCGACGATTTGCTTGGCCGTCATTCCTTCTTCATCCGGCAGCCCGATGCGTCGTCGCGGAAACAGGGGATCGTCGTTGTCGGCGGCAAACCGCTGATCGCCGCCGCTTATCCGGTTTTGACCAGCGACAACGAAGGACCCGTTCGCGGAACTCTCGTATTTGCCCGGTGGCTGGACGGCCACTATATGGATTACATATCCGATAAAGCGGATACGTCCTTATCTTATTCGCTCGTCGACCCCTCGTTTGCCCCGCCGCCGGGTGCGGGAACGGTAATATCCAGGGGCCAATCCTTGCCCTATTGGGCCGATGTCGATGATGCTTATATCCACAGTCATGCCGTCATTTCCGATATCGACAACAATCCCGCGATTGTGCTCGAATATACGCTGCCGAGGGATTTTTCCATCCAGGCGCAGAAGAGCATCCGGTTTTACATGCTGTTTTTTGCCGCTTCCGGTCTCGCCTTCCTGCTGCTCGTCAGCTTCGTGCTGCACCGTACGCTGTTCCGAAGGCTGAACGGCGGGATAGCGGCTATGAAACGGATCGAAACGAAGCAGGATTTTTCGCTGCGGATCGCGGAATACGGCGGCGACGAGCTGACCGAACTGGAAAAATCGTTTAACCGGATGATGACCTCGCTTGAGGGTGCACAGCAAAAAATCGTGTATCAGGCCGATCATGATGCGATGACAGGGCTGGCCAACCGCAAAGGGTTCTTTGCGATGCTGGAGGAAAAAATCCGGATGTGCAGCGTCCGGGGAATGCATTTTACCGTGCTGTTCGTCGATTTGGACCGGTTCAAGCTCGTGAACGATACGTTCGGCCATCATATCGGGGATCTGCTGCTTAAAGAGGCGGCGAAGCGAATTCAAAGCTGTTTGCAGGAGGACGACTTTCTATGCCGGCTGGGGGGCGACGAGTTTTGCATTATTACCGGCAGCGGCTATGACGATGGGCAAATTAACCGTCTGGCTTCCGCCATTCAAAACACGTTGGATTCTCCTTTCATGCTGGAGGGCCACCAAGCCTCGATATCCGCCAGCATCGGCATCAGCAAATACCCGGAGCACGGCACCGACAGCGAAAGCCTGCTGCAGCATTCCGACGCGGCGATGCTCGATGTGAAGGAAAGCGGCAAGGCGAGCTTCAGGTGGTATACGGATGCCGTTGAAACGCAAAGAACGAGACGGCTGATGATGGAAAATTTGCTGCGCAAGGCGATCGAAAATAACGAGCTGCTGCTTCATTACCAGCCGAAATGGGACGTCGAACGCAGGAAGGTAACGGGGGTGGAGGCGCTGCTTCGCTGGCGAAATCCGCAGCTTGGAGCCGTTTCGCCGGCCGAGTTTATCCCGATTGCGGAAGCGTCCGGAATGATTAACGAGATCGGCGAATGGGTCATGCGCACGGCATGCCGGCAGTATGCCGCATGGAAAGCGGAGATGAAGGAAGTGGTTTTCCGGGTAGCCGTCAACGTATCGGGCGTTCAGCTGTTGCAGCCGAATTTCGTCGGGCGGACGCGCGATATTTTCAGGGAGGAGCAGGTCGATCCGATTCACTTTGAGCTGGAGGTGACGGAGAGCTTCGCCATTGCCAATTTCGACGATGTGATACATATTTTAAACGATTTGCGGGGAATGGGTTTCGTGCTTTCGATCGACGATTTCGGCGCAGGATATTCGTCGTTAAAATATTTATACCAGCTTCCGGTTCAGTCGATGAAAATCGACAAATCGCTGACCGACCGGCTGGAGGACAGCTCGCGCAGCCGCGTCATCGTTTCGACGCTGATCGATATGGCGCATCGGCTGAATCTTTCCGTTGTCGCCGAAGGCGTGGAGACGAGCGACCAGCTGAATTTGCTGCAGCATTATCATTGCGATTGGATCCAGGGATATCTGATCAGCAAGCCGGTCCCGGCGGAAGAAATTCCCGGTATCTTGAAGCAGTTCCGGGCCGGCTGA
- a CDS encoding lamin tail domain-containing protein, with product MNLKRRLARALSALALTVVIAGSALLPAQHAQAEGPSDPAPVIQPVGTPNGKKVLFDNTHGQTAGAADWVIDGGFSDFANALAGSGYYVKELRKSSPITLTDLQDYDVVVIGEANIPYKTSEQSAMLQYVQNGGSIFFIADHYNADRNKNRWDASEVFNGYRRGAWANPAQGMSAEEAASAAMQDVASSDWLAANFGVRFRYNAIGDVNATNIVAPSQAFNITSGVSSVAVHAGSTLAIIDPNKAKGIVYLPATTAKWANAVDQGVYAGGGVSEGPFAAVSKVGAGKAGFIGDSSPVKDATPKYLREETGGSKTTYDGFKEVDDDTLLVNMVNWLSTHESYTSLSQVAGLTLDQPTPLLSMETPQTSTEPQPEPWAAPAAGYKWWDSSTFKSGSYGYSSGGSGGTGTNVFISEYVEGSSYNKALEIYNGSGAAIDLSAYTIAQSNTSTVISLSGTLNSGSVYVIANPNASSGVLAKANMTSSALSFNGDDSVSLKKNGTVIDVVGTAGTSFGTDKTLVRKSTVTAGSTSYDAAQWDSYAADTFTYLGTHTVQSANHAPVVASPLADRTATAGSGAFTVDASGTFSDQDGDTLTLTASSGNASAATVSVSGMTITVTPLAAGTATITVTANDGKGGTVSDAFVVTVTSAQTVTLSETFESGSKGSYTAGNVTLSSGSWYFDNALIGNLTSDAKNGVQSARVKAAGSIAMNFNVSGAASVKVKHANFGTDTGATWKLQKSLNGGSTWTDVSGTFSSTAALTEQTIAVGESAAVRFRIVVSGTSGSRLNFDDFQIVK from the coding sequence ATGAATTTGAAACGTCGACTTGCCCGCGCTTTGTCCGCTTTGGCGCTCACCGTGGTCATCGCCGGGTCTGCCCTGCTTCCGGCGCAGCATGCCCAGGCCGAAGGGCCTTCGGATCCGGCTCCCGTCATTCAACCTGTCGGCACGCCTAACGGCAAAAAAGTGCTTTTTGACAACACGCACGGCCAAACCGCCGGCGCAGCGGACTGGGTTATCGACGGCGGCTTCTCGGATTTTGCGAATGCGCTGGCCGGAAGCGGCTACTACGTGAAGGAACTGCGCAAGTCAAGCCCGATCACGCTGACGGACCTGCAGGATTACGACGTCGTCGTCATCGGGGAAGCGAACATTCCCTATAAAACGTCGGAACAGTCCGCCATGCTGCAGTACGTGCAAAACGGCGGCAGCATCTTTTTTATCGCGGATCATTACAATGCAGACCGCAACAAAAACCGGTGGGACGCCTCGGAAGTGTTCAACGGGTACCGCCGCGGAGCGTGGGCGAATCCGGCACAAGGCATGAGCGCGGAGGAGGCCGCATCGGCGGCAATGCAGGATGTCGCCAGCTCCGACTGGCTGGCGGCGAACTTCGGCGTACGCTTCCGCTATAACGCGATCGGCGACGTGAACGCGACGAATATCGTCGCACCGTCCCAGGCATTTAACATCACGAGCGGGGTATCGTCCGTTGCCGTGCATGCGGGGTCGACCTTGGCGATCATCGATCCGAACAAAGCCAAAGGCATCGTTTATTTGCCGGCGACAACGGCGAAATGGGCGAATGCGGTAGACCAGGGCGTATACGCTGGCGGCGGCGTGAGCGAGGGGCCGTTTGCCGCGGTTTCCAAGGTTGGCGCGGGTAAAGCCGGTTTTATCGGAGATTCGTCTCCGGTCAAAGATGCGACGCCGAAGTATTTGCGCGAGGAAACCGGAGGCTCCAAAACGACGTACGACGGCTTCAAGGAAGTCGATGACGATACGCTGCTTGTCAATATGGTCAATTGGCTTTCGACCCACGAAAGCTATACGAGCCTCAGTCAAGTGGCGGGGCTGACGCTTGATCAGCCGACGCCGCTGCTTTCCATGGAAACGCCGCAAACGTCCACGGAACCTCAGCCCGAACCGTGGGCCGCACCCGCGGCCGGCTATAAATGGTGGGATTCTTCCACCTTCAAGTCAGGCTCTTACGGTTACTCGAGTGGAGGCAGTGGCGGCACGGGCACGAACGTGTTCATTTCCGAATACGTCGAAGGCAGTAGTTACAACAAGGCGCTTGAGATTTACAACGGGTCCGGCGCGGCTATCGATTTGAGCGCATATACGATCGCCCAATCGAATACGTCTACCGTCATCAGCTTGAGCGGCACGTTGAACAGCGGCTCCGTCTACGTGATCGCGAATCCGAACGCGTCAAGCGGCGTACTTGCGAAGGCGAACATGACCAGCTCCGCTTTGTCGTTTAACGGCGACGATTCGGTATCGTTGAAGAAAAACGGCACGGTTATCGACGTGGTCGGCACGGCGGGAACCTCCTTCGGGACGGACAAGACGCTCGTGCGCAAAAGCACGGTAACCGCCGGCAGCACGAGTTATGACGCAGCGCAGTGGGACAGCTATGCGGCGGATACGTTTACTTATCTCGGCACTCATACCGTTCAGTCCGCCAATCATGCGCCTGTGGTCGCTTCTCCACTAGCCGACCGCACGGCGACGGCAGGCAGCGGCGCGTTTACGGTCGATGCATCGGGGACCTTCAGCGACCAGGACGGCGATACTCTCACGCTCACCGCGTCATCGGGCAATGCGAGCGCGGCGACCGTTTCGGTCAGCGGCATGACGATCACTGTCACTCCGCTTGCCGCCGGCACCGCGACCATCACGGTAACGGCAAATGACGGCAAGGGAGGCACGGTAAGCGACGCCTTCGTCGTCACGGTGACCAGCGCGCAAACCGTAACGCTAAGCGAGACGTTTGAGAGCGGCAGCAAGGGATCCTATACAGCCGGCAATGTGACGCTTTCCAGCGGCTCATGGTATTTCGACAATGCGCTGATCGGCAACCTGACTTCGGATGCGAAAAACGGCGTGCAATCGGCTCGCGTGAAAGCGGCCGGCTCCATAGCGATGAACTTTAACGTATCCGGCGCCGCCAGCGTGAAAGTGAAACATGCGAATTTCGGCACCGACACCGGAGCGACGTGGAAGCTGCAAAAGTCGCTGAACGGCGGATCGACGTGGACCGATGTATCCGGCACGTTCAGCAGCACCGCGGCATTGACCGAACAAACCATAGCGGTGGGAGAAAGCGCAGCGGTCCGTTTCCGGATTGTCGTATCGGGCACTTCGGGCAGCCGTCTCAACTTCGATGACTTCCAAATCGTCAAATAA
- a CDS encoding helveticin J family class III bacteriocin encodes MFQIQSPSLMKRQLKMLASFILAILVSAISVSPVFAAAATPGKTVNASATLAYNLKGLKYNVAVQKAYIASTYVYVTQRSGGTCYLSRLLINGSDATYVDEMTVTNAGHCQTLDMYTYNNINYFYFSSKADPSTTYNWSLQVARLQYKAGATYDYTDLHRFTYMNYANETGSRLGDTYRVDAGGNSTHTVFRIQTAEGNVTWSIYDTVALNKLLDGNEQVRMDSAEAVGACVASFTQSGDAIIRPNGSFQGVDMLGNTEIYTSGGAEGDIPQIAMLSDTGVYKSLVKITNVGTHEIEGVQTKNGNVYFTIVTDPVNKQNTQKIYYVSDSIFK; translated from the coding sequence ATGTTTCAAATTCAATCGCCCAGCCTTATGAAAAGGCAATTAAAAATGCTTGCCTCATTTATTCTTGCCATTCTTGTCTCGGCAATATCGGTTTCGCCCGTATTTGCGGCAGCGGCAACTCCCGGGAAAACCGTAAATGCTTCGGCAACACTCGCATACAATCTCAAAGGACTAAAATATAACGTGGCCGTTCAAAAAGCTTATATCGCTTCAACGTATGTTTACGTGACCCAACGGTCCGGGGGAACATGTTATCTTTCCAGATTGCTCATCAATGGAAGCGACGCGACCTACGTCGATGAGATGACCGTCACCAATGCCGGTCACTGCCAAACGCTGGATATGTATACTTACAATAATATCAATTACTTTTATTTCAGTTCCAAAGCGGATCCTTCAACAACGTATAACTGGTCGCTCCAGGTGGCCAGGCTTCAATACAAAGCCGGCGCGACATATGATTATACGGATCTCCATCGGTTCACCTATATGAATTACGCCAATGAAACCGGTTCGAGATTAGGCGACACCTATCGTGTTGATGCCGGAGGCAACAGTACCCATACGGTTTTCCGCATACAAACGGCAGAAGGAAACGTAACCTGGTCCATTTATGATACGGTTGCATTGAACAAGCTGCTTGACGGCAATGAGCAGGTACGAATGGACAGCGCGGAGGCGGTCGGTGCCTGCGTTGCCAGCTTTACGCAGTCGGGCGATGCCATAATCAGGCCGAACGGTTCTTTCCAGGGTGTCGATATGCTCGGAAATACGGAAATCTATACGTCAGGCGGCGCGGAAGGCGATATTCCGCAGATCGCCATGTTGTCGGACACGGGAGTATATAAATCCCTTGTGAAGATTACCAACGTAGGAACCCATGAAATCGAGGGAGTACAGACGAAAAACGGCAACGTTTATTTCACTATAGTTACAGACCCGGTAAATAAACAAAATACGCAAAAAATTTATTACGTTTCCGACAGTATTTTTAAATAA
- the sdaAB gene encoding L-serine ammonia-lyase, iron-sulfur-dependent subunit beta, translated as MRFKDVFSIIGPAMVGPSSSHTAGAVRLGRVARELLGCTPERADIAFFGSFADTYRGHGTDLAVAAGLLGCDTDDMRIPQSLELAVEAGMQVFFRSGRGLAAHPNTAEIRLIAGDREVHMRGASIGGGNIEIENVNGFDVRFSAMYPTLLVFHADRPGMIAAIAGMLGRENINIGSMDLDRKGRSGAALTAIESDSGFAPELLERLSALSDVTDVRVIDITEGGR; from the coding sequence ATGCGCTTTAAAGACGTATTTTCCATCATCGGCCCCGCCATGGTCGGGCCGTCCAGCTCCCATACGGCCGGGGCCGTCCGCCTCGGGCGGGTCGCCCGCGAGCTGCTCGGCTGCACGCCGGAGCGGGCGGACATCGCCTTTTTCGGCTCGTTCGCCGATACGTATCGCGGGCATGGCACCGATCTTGCGGTAGCCGCCGGCCTGCTCGGCTGCGATACGGACGATATGCGGATTCCGCAGTCGCTCGAATTGGCTGTGGAGGCGGGGATGCAGGTGTTTTTTCGGTCGGGCCGAGGGCTTGCGGCGCATCCGAACACGGCGGAAATCCGGCTTATCGCCGGGGATAGGGAAGTCCATATGCGCGGCGCCTCGATCGGCGGGGGGAACATCGAGATCGAAAACGTGAACGGCTTCGATGTCCGTTTCTCGGCGATGTACCCGACGCTGCTCGTGTTTCACGCCGACAGGCCGGGTATGATTGCGGCGATAGCCGGGATGCTGGGCCGGGAAAACATCAATATCGGGTCGATGGATCTCGACCGCAAGGGGCGAAGCGGCGCCGCATTGACCGCGATCGAGTCCGACAGCGGCTTCGCTCCGGAGCTGCTGGAGCGTTTGTCCGCGCTGTCGGATGTTACGGATGTCCGGGTCATCGACATCACGGAGGGCGGCCGATGA
- a CDS encoding carboxymuconolactone decarboxylase family protein, producing MKNRYEFGMEMLRKVDGQAGEEVVAPLGDLGKILAEVFGDIYGRDHLSLREREIATIAMLTVLGKEPQLKVHIRAGLNVGLTPKEIEETIIHTVPYSGFPPAINAMNLLRGMNVQNLDK from the coding sequence ATGAAAAATCGTTATGAGTTCGGTATGGAGATGCTGAGAAAAGTAGACGGTCAAGCGGGAGAAGAGGTCGTCGCCCCGCTCGGCGACTTGGGAAAAATTTTGGCGGAGGTATTCGGCGACATTTACGGCCGCGACCATTTAAGCCTGCGGGAAAGGGAAATCGCCACGATTGCCATGCTGACCGTGCTTGGCAAAGAGCCGCAGTTGAAGGTGCACATCCGCGCCGGACTGAACGTAGGTCTGACGCCGAAGGAAATCGAGGAGACGATTATCCATACCGTGCCCTACTCGGGTTTTCCTCCCGCAATTAACGCAATGAATCTGCTAAGGGGTATGAACGTGCAAAACCTGGACAAATAA
- a CDS encoding GGDEF domain-containing protein: MEGKIVKQELFAEELSVLRNAQADLQRRNFAAGELQTRYELLVDEYAKLLRTTVKLARVGDIHGQNLVNQNKRLKEQSETDYLTGLFNRRKFWTSIPVWAAEGRPFVLMLLDIDRFKQVNDLYGHLSGDEVLRSFAGILTDQSRSGDLVCRSGGEEFAVLIRDVTVSQAVSIAERMRLKVESTGFRLASGEPIRITVSIGLVEYADGMSAEQMLLRADDALYLSKQQGRNRVSVCPAADNLTPL; the protein is encoded by the coding sequence GTGGAGGGCAAAATAGTAAAACAAGAGCTTTTTGCAGAGGAGCTTTCCGTACTTCGAAACGCTCAGGCGGATCTGCAAAGAAGGAACTTCGCCGCCGGGGAGCTTCAAACGAGGTATGAGCTGCTGGTCGACGAATATGCCAAGCTGTTAAGAACAACGGTAAAGCTTGCGCGGGTCGGCGATATTCACGGACAAAATCTCGTCAACCAAAACAAACGGCTGAAGGAGCAGTCGGAAACCGATTACCTCACAGGGCTGTTCAACCGGCGCAAGTTTTGGACGAGCATACCGGTTTGGGCGGCGGAAGGCAGGCCGTTTGTGCTTATGCTGCTCGATATCGACCGATTTAAACAAGTCAACGACCTCTACGGCCATTTGTCCGGCGATGAGGTGCTGCGGTCGTTTGCGGGCATTTTAACGGACCAGAGCCGGTCAGGGGATTTGGTTTGCCGCAGCGGCGGCGAGGAGTTTGCCGTATTGATCCGCGACGTCACTGTTTCCCAAGCGGTATCGATCGCCGAGCGGATGCGCCTCAAGGTGGAGAGCACCGGCTTTCGTTTAGCCTCCGGAGAGCCGATTCGGATTACTGTCTCCATCGGTCTGGTCGAGTACGCGGACGGAATGAGTGCGGAGCAGATGCTGCTGCGCGCGGATGACGCTCTCTATTTGTCCAAGCAGCAGGGCCGAAACCGGGTCAGCGTATGCCCTGCTGCCGATAACTTGACACCGCTTTAA